Proteins co-encoded in one Capsicum annuum cultivar UCD-10X-F1 chromosome 9, UCD10Xv1.1, whole genome shotgun sequence genomic window:
- the LOC107842050 gene encoding MLP-like protein 34 → MGLKSVLSAQIEVKANKDVFHDVYRHTPHHISTMCPSHIHSCELIGGVFETVGSKLFWMYNLGNKKEKKHSKKIIEAIDDGKNMITFKEFEGDLVDKYDNGKATLHIEQKDEIDLVCWTIEYERPNDNAPELINLLDFIVDMTKAIDDHYVKIN, encoded by the exons ATGGGTCTAAAGTCTGTGTTGTCTGCCCAAATAGAAGTGAAAGCTAATAAGGATGTGTTTCATGATGTTTATAGACATACGCCACACCACATCTCTACTATGTGCCCTTCACATATACATAGTTGTGAGCTTATTGGTGGTGTCTTTGAAACTGTTGGCTCCAAACTTTTTTGGATGTATAACCTTGGTAa CAAAAAGGAGAAAAAGCATTCCAAGAAGATAATTGAAGCTATAGATGACGGAAAAAATATGATCACATTCAAAGAATTTGAAGGAGATTTAGTGGATAAATATGATAATGGGAAGGCAACTCTTCATATCGAGCAAAAAGATGAAATTGATTTGGTATGTTGGACAATAGAGTATGAAAGGCCAAATGATAATGCTCCTGAACTAATAAATTTGTTGGACTTCATTGTTGATATGACCAAAGCTATTGATGATCACTATGTTAAGATAAATTAA